In Setaria viridis chromosome 5, Setaria_viridis_v4.0, whole genome shotgun sequence, the genomic stretch ATCAATGAACCAACTCACGGTTGTAGGCTCTCATCGTGCAGCGCTATAAAGAGAGAAGTGGGGGTCGGGGCACGCACACGAAGTTCGTCGCCATGCTCCACTTGCCCATCTAATAGAAACCCGATCTACTAGGATTTGTTCTCTTGAATACCACATCATCTCTACTCAATCAAATAGCCAAGCAAGTGCTGCTGCACCAATTAAAGCCTGATTTCTAAGTTTCAAAGGAAATCTTTTAGGATTTCTAAGCTAGTATCTACTCTATGATTGTACTGTACGCATGCTAATCCATCGTAAGCATTTCCTTTGGTAGCAACGGGGATCTGTGAAGACGTCTAAAAATACAATGCAgatctcccaagtcccaacgaTTAGCATGGTCAGCCAGCCGTGTTAGCATGGTCTGCCGGGGGAAGTGTGGAGGGCAGAGGAGAAACCCCGGTAACCTGGGCCACGGCACACGTAAAATCGGCCTAATCCCAGACAACGAGCCCGGCCTGCAACACCACCTTTCATCATTCATTGTGGGCTTATACCTTGTTGTAAAATCAACGCTtgcgtgatgatgatgatgacacagTAAGCCGCACAATTATGTGAAACGCGCAAAATTTGGGCCCGGTAAAAACCACATTACACGTCAACATTAGTGATGGGCCCTTGGAACCAGAACCGGGCGTGGAGCACCCACGCGCCAACGCTGAGCAACACCACGCCGCCGACGAGGACCGGCGTGTAGTTGAAGTTGTCCTCGGCGACGGGGTACGCCACCGGCAGGGAGAAGAGCACGGTGACGAGGGCCACCCAAGCGACGGCGACCCAGCCGACGAGGACACCATGCTTGCCGAGGTGAAACGGCCCCGGAACGAAGGATTTCCGGGCGGTGGTGACACGGAAGACGATCGGCAGCGCGTAGGCGATGTACTGCCCGACGGTCGCGATGGACAGCATCGCCTGGAACGCCACCTGGCTCCCCAACGACTGTCAACGAAGCACAAGATGAGCCATGTTATGAGATGGCATGTAAGTGTAGTGCAACCACTTGAAGTTCTTCACACATGAGGGCAGAGCACACACCGTGAGGGCCATGATGAACGCCACGGCCACGGAGAGCCAGACAACGTTGAAGGGAACCTCCTGCTTGTTCACCCGGTACCACACGTGCGAGAATGGCATCGCTCGGTCTCTGGAGAAGGCATACCCCATCCTGCATGTCCAGCTTGGGTTTCAGAAAGATGGACAAAGAAAAAACAATGGAGGTAACTGTCACCACGCACCTTGAGTTGCTGGTTATGCACGCACAGCCGCAGAGGAAGGTGGCGATGGCGATGATTCCCAAGCAGACAAGCCCTCCGACGCCGGTGCCGAACCTCCTGTGGAAGGCGCCGTACAGTGCCTGAGCGACGGCGTACCCGCCGGCGTCGTTGCCGGGGTCCAGGAGGTACGGGATGTCTGTCACCAGCGATGCCAGGGCCACCAGGTAAATCCATCCGAACACGCTGGACAGAGCAACTGAAGTTATGATTCCCATTGGGCCGCTCCAATCAGCGTTCTTCGTCTCCTCCGTCTGCACTTGTGTAAACAGAGGCATCAACAACATTCGTGCCGCATGCTTCTGTTAGTTTTTTTTGGTAAATGTGCGAGTTCTTTGATTAACTGAAATTTGGCTCAACTGTTTTACCATATGCGCAGATGCATCGTAGCCAATAACAGAGTACTGGCTCATGAGCAACCCCACAGCTAGAATGTAAGCCTTGTCATGGATCCCTGCGCTATCGTCTACGTTGAAGTGGGTGAATATGAACCCAGCACTTGCTCTCTCCTTAGCAACTGATGGGATCAAGATGACCAGAACAATTATACCTGCCATGCATCCTTCCGGTTAGTAAAGATAATGCTCATGTAGCTAGCATATATGGATCGTCTACAACAATCACAAATATGCAGTCGAGAGTGATCGAACTTGGTGCCCCTTGCGCCTCTATTTGCTCTCCTTGTTGTTATTAACTAATGCCGCGAATCTTTCCGGGtcttttgggaaaaaaaaaagattgatcAAAGTGTATATTCAAACGTCATAATCTTTTAAGGAAACCAGCTACAACAACTATTTGTAGTTTTGCTTAAACTTTTTTTTCCATGGATACAaatttacatttgttgtgagaaggaaaaaaatggcaCACCTGCTGCGTTCCAAAATGCTCCAAGTTGGCCAAGCCATGCCATGTATTGGATAGGGAGACTGTTGATGAGTCCGTGGATGACAAGGATGGCACCATAGATGGCTAACACGACGTACTTGGATGCCATGTAGCCGCCACCGTTTAGTCCCCCTGTGCCAAGCAGGACCATCACTTGCACAAGCTGCGCCAAGGAGAAGTCGATGCTCGTGGTAGCAGCCCACTGTGTGGCAGTTGTTCAATCAACAAGGTCAACGTGATTATTAATgcattagagcaactccaagaggctgctaatcttacctctaatactttttttttaggaaaaaagagaaaaaacgaactccaacagtccacccaaaccttccccaattttttagcaacgctaaaaaacagcctaccaccgcgtatattttagcgttggtattcctcccccaatcctgattcccgcacacTCACGCGTctcttccgatgggcccaatacgatgacgtggcctgttttaaaatatttggggctatttattagcgatttgctgtggattgatatgtttttgggggaaatcttttttggaagaactcccaatacatagttttggggaagaattttttggagtactcttggagttgctcttactcATGGTGATCTCGAAAACATGAATATTCAAATACTGCAGCAAGTCAGCAATTTCAAATTTTAGTTACTAATTACTCCTACATTTTTACACATAACTTTAGTGCTTATGTGATTGAGGCATCGATAAATTTTCAACCACCGAACCTGACTATGTtatatactccatccgtcccaaaatactattctttttagtttttttagatatataacttttgctatgtgtCTAAaaatagtatatatctaggtatatatcaaaagttatgtatctagaaaaagtaaaataaatagtaatctAGGATGGAGGAGGGTACTACTGAATGTAAACTCAAAGTGTGCCCAGCCGGCTAGCATATGGAAGCAAACCCACATGCCAGGATGCCCGCTTAGCAGCCGGGTGACAGTCCAAGCACGCAAGACCAAATTTAAGATAACTCCCGAGCTAGTATTATCTAAAGAGAAGTCTGGTGTAGATCGACCCCATTAAAATTACGGGGATACTCAAAGGGGCAGCATTCATGAATCAGCGAAGACCGGGCCACGGACAGCGTACCTGTCCCACGATGTTGAACCTGTAATGCAGGATACAAGATTGAACTTCATTACGTTATTCTTAATGGTAGTTTCATGCGTATTAAATATAGTGACACATCAGCTAATTTGAtgacgtggtagaaaatttaaGAGGAAAGAGAAGTAAccagtttcatctagatgaaactctCTTGACATGGAAACCAACTCTGAATGTGTCTTGAAATTAAATGTTAAATAGTGCCTATGAAATAGTAACACGATGGTATGCATTGGAGGGGTAGTTTCAGACAGTTTCATTTTTCTCTTGCTGATGTGGTTATCTTGAAAACATCAAAAAGAAATCTTCCCACTTGGATTAACCTTAGACACGCTAGATGATTGGAGGAGTGGTTGCTTTTTGGCATCCATAACCTTTACAAAAGGAATGTTATATATTGCATGACAATGACAACTCGTACAATGATAAAGACTGATATCGTAGTTCAAAATTTTAGCTTACAAGACGATCGCTGCAATCATTTTAATTCTCTCACTTCCTGATCCGTCCCTCTTCCACGTCATAAAAAAGTACTATTTGTCGAAGCATAAGACAACCTATGAGATTCCTAATTTGTTCCAATATATCTgctataatttttttagaaaagaatcACGATAAAAAATAGAACCGGATCATTGTCTGATGTATTGTTTGTTTCTTATACTTGGTAGTTGGTACAAGATTGATCATCGATTTGGAGGTGTGTAATGTATACTTCTGAGCCAACTATGAGCACATACACCAAAATGACAAAACAGAACGCACCATCCAGTGACCCAGGAAGCGAGGGGAGCCCATTCCTTGCCGGCGAGCTTGGCGCTCCAGTAGTAGAGCCCGCCGGAGGTCGGGTACGCCGAGCAGATCTCCGCCATGGACAGCGCCACACAGCCGTTGAACAAGGTCACCGCGAACCACCCGAGCGTCATGGACACTGGGCCGCCGTAGCGCAGCCCGGTGTTGTACGTTATCgtcacgcccatcatcacggaGATGATTGAGAAGGACAGGGCGAAGTTGGAGAGGACGCTACAAGCACGCATGGAGTAGAAACAACACTCAGCAGCGAAGcacgacgaagaagaaggtaCATGGGGTTCGTCGAAGCACTTACGAGAGGCCTCGCTTGAGCTCCTGCTTGTAGCCCAGCTGCTGCAGCCGCGCCCGGTCCggatcggccgccgccgcgtcggcggcggtgagctCCATGGAGCGGCGAGACACGGCCATGCGCCGTCTCGGGCGCTCGGCCTCTGCAGGTGCCGCAGGTTTCCTCTGCAATCTACTCAAGCTAGTCTGCTAGTAGTCATCTTTTAGGAGCACAAGGAGTCAACGGAAAGACGAAAGAGTGGAAATTTCGTAAGGCTGGCTGTGGCTGGTTCCGTCGACATGTCAGAGTGCTAAGATTCTTCAGTGCCGATGCACTGTACGCATCATACGAAGACACGTAGTGTTGTAGTGAGCATTATTTCTTTCCGGGAAAGAGGTAAGCCGAGGAAAACATGACATCCCACTCTCACTCTGTTTTCTGTTTTGGACTATTCTATGCTACCTGGCGCTTGCAAGGAAGTGACAAATACAGAACTGCTAACATCGAATGGAAGCTTAAAATTTAACAAAGCCACAGTTTATATTGGATGCTATTTTGTTCTATTAATTTTTTGGCAACATAAAAACTCAAATTTACCTACCATTCAAGAGAAAATTGAATTTAAAGTTTTGAATTGAAAGACATCTTTGCTCACCGAGTCCAACCATATATTGACATGTGTACGGTGAACAGTGAGATAGAAAAGACGGAGTGGAGACCATTGGCAGCATAAGTCACATGAGCAAAATATAAGATTACAATGACATCACGCGTAACATTGAGTTTCATGCTCATTGGTATAAATGATGAGAGGAAAGTTGTCGTGGCATGGTGGCGATCGTTTGAGGAAGAATACTAGAGAAGATCGACGGACACGCGATAGATTGATTAGGCCACGCACACCATCTGAGCTTGTGCGATTCAGCCTAACCTAAGACTAAtgatgtactccctctgtcccaaattataattcgttttgacttttctagatacataactttcgATATACACCTTGGTACATATTAgtctaaatacataataaaaGTTGTGTATCTATAAAAagcaaaacgaatagtaatttgggacggagggagtagccaATGGACCTGGTCCTGTTATGAGCTTGGTTTCCTTCCATATTTTTAGTACGATGGACCGCTTCTATGCTGCACGAGCACCAGTATTTTATCTTGTGTCGAAAGAAACAATCAAATTATGTTATTATTAGGCAATACCAAACTTGATGCCGGCATAGGTAGGGTGGGCATGCTTGTGTTTACAGCAGTAAGTGCATGTATGTATAGAGCGTCCATGTTTGTActtatattttgaaaaataGAGCCATGAACGGCGAAGCACAATCGTGTTTAAAAATATTTCGGTCGTTTACATTTGGCCCCTCTAAATCTTCACTTTTGAGCTCCACCGCTGGAGAGAACAAAATTAGGCGTCGACATTGACGATGGGCCCTTTGAACCAGAACCGGGCATGGAGCAACCACGTGCCGACGCTGAGGAATAGCACGCTCCCAACAGCGACCGGCGTGTAGTTGAAGTTGTCCTCGCCAACGGGATACGCCACCGGCAGGCAGAAGAGCACGGTGACAAGGGCCACCCAGGCAACGGCAACCCATCCGatgacatttccaaactttccCAAGTGAAATGGACCTGGAGTGAACGACTTCCGAGCCGTTGTTACACGAAAGAAGATGGGCAATGCGTAGGCCATGTACAAACCGATTGTCGTGATGGACACCATAGCCTGGAATGCCACCTGGCTGCCCAGCGACTGGCAAGAAAATATATCAAAGCATGTAGACAAATAAGACAGTCGTGGATCTTATTGTATCAATGGCTGACGGCACACGTAATtacttccgttccaaattgtaggttgtttggACTTtttacactatatctagatgcataataatatctatgaatctagaaaaactaaaacgacctacaatttagaacggatggagtagataGTAATGAGAGATTACGCACCGTTAGGGACATGATGAACGCGATGACCACTGAAAGCTGGAGTAGATAGTAATGAGAGATTACGCACCGTTAGGGACATGATGAACGCGATGACCACTGAAAGCCAGACGACATTGATGGGCACCTCTTTCTTGTTAAGCTGGTACCATATGCGGGAGAATGGCATCGCCCCGTCCCTGGAGAAGGCGTACCCCATCCTGCACCAATTTGTAGTAGTAGCTTTTAGGCTACCTcttagcaaaagttatgttaaATTTTAATGGCTTTATTTCACCTACCTTGAGTTGGCGGTTACACATGTAATGCCGCAGAGGAAGATGGCAAATGCGATGACGGCTAGGGAGGCGAGAGCCCCAACACCGCTGTTGTACCTTCTGTGGAAGGTGGTGTAAAGAGCCTGAGCGACGGCGTACCCACCGGCGTCGTTGCTAGGGCTCAAAAGATAGGGAATGTCTATCGTTAGCGATGCCAAGGCCACCAAATAAATCCATCCAAACATGGATGCTAGAGCAACAGAAGCGACGATCCCTATCGAGCCACTCCGGTCAGCCTTCTTCGTTTCCTCTGACTGATTAATTTTCAATTTTTAAAAGGAATGATCAACCTTGATCAGCTTGTATTACTGTGATTGAATGGTCAGTTTCTCAATATaatgttactccctccgttcaaaaaTGTAGGTCGTCTTGACTTTTTTAGAAAGatagattttattatgtatctataCATCACCTTATATTCTTAtatttaagtgcatagcaaaacctatgcatctagaaaacccaaaacgacctacattttgaaacggaggaagtatatgaCGTACCATGTGAGCAGATGTATCATAGCCGAGGAGGGAGTACTGGCTCATCACCATCCCCACAGCTAAAACATAAGCCTTGCCTTGGATTCCCATGCCATTGTCCATGTTGAAGTGGGTGAAGATGAACTCCACACCCGCTCTCTCCTTAGCAACCGCTGGAAGCAAGATCACTAGCATAAATATACCTACAATCGATCAAAAGCAAGCGAGTGACCACTGATCAGAATCCAAATTAAACCTTGATCTGTTATCATGGAACTGAAAGAGTATGGATCCGATGGTGTGAATGCATTACTACCTGCGGTATTCCAGAAGGCTCCGAGATGGCCAAACCATGACAGCCACTGAATGGGGAGACAGTTGATAAGGCCGTGTAGGACTAGGATGCAACCGTAGATGCCCAGCAAGACGTATTTGGAGGCCATGTAGCCGCCACCGTTGGCGCCCCCGGTGCCAAGCAGGATGATCACTTGGACAAGCTGCGCCAGCGAGAAGTCGACGCTCGCGATGGCAGCCCACTGATGAGTAATCAAGTGTCAATCAGTATTCAGTAAGGTGATTTAGTGCTTTAGTAGTCTAGTACTGGAGACTGCCAGTGCCACATACCGTGCCACACTATCAAGGTTTCGAGCAATACTATTTTCTTTTATTGAATGGAATCGAGCGATACTTCTAAaaattgctactccctccgttccaaattgctactccctccgttttaaattgtgagtcgttttgattttttagttcatagatacatataaaatatatctaagtgcataacaaaaactatacactaaaaaactaaaacgatctacaatttgaaatggatggagtCCTGTGAAGTTGGAACGTACCTGTCCTACGATGTTGAACCTGTACAACATGACAGAAAACTGAACTTTAGACATGCTATATGTATGATCAGAAAATTCTCTCC encodes the following:
- the LOC117857758 gene encoding amino-acid permease BAT1 homolog, coding for MAVSRRSMELTAADAAAADPDRARLQQLGYKQELKRGLSVLSNFALSFSIISVMMGVTITYNTGLRYGGPVSMTLGWFAVTLFNGCVALSMAEICSAYPTSGGLYYWSAKLAGKEWAPLASWVTGWFNIVGQWAATTSIDFSLAQLVQVMVLLGTGGLNGGGYMASKYVVLAIYGAILVIHGLINSLPIQYMAWLGQLGAFWNAAGIIVLVILIPSVAKERASAGFIFTHFNVDDSAGIHDKAYILAVGLLMSQYSVIGYDASAHMTEETKNADWSGPMGIITSVALSSVFGWIYLVALASLVTDIPYLLDPGNDAGGYAVAQALYGAFHRRFGTGVGGLVCLGIIAIATFLCGCACITSNSRMGYAFSRDRAMPFSHVWYRVNKQEVPFNVVWLSVAVAFIMALTSLGSQVAFQAMLSIATVGQYIAYALPIVFRVTTARKSFVPGPFHLGKHGVLVGWVAVAWVALVTVLFSLPVAYPVAEDNFNYTPVLVGGVVLLSVGAWVLHARFWFQGPITNVDV
- the LOC117857756 gene encoding amino-acid permease BAT1 homolog, which translates into the protein MAVPRRSVELPVADDADRARLQELGYKQELKRGLSVISNFALSFSIISVMTGVTTTYNTGLRYGGPASMTLGWLVVATFNGCVALSMAEICSAYPTSGGLYYWSAKLAGKDWAPLASWVTGWFNIVGQWAAIASVDFSLAQLVQVIILLGTGGANGGGYMASKYVLLGIYGCILVLHGLINCLPIQWLSWFGHLGAFWNTAGIFMLVILLPAVAKERAGVEFIFTHFNMDNGMGIQGKAYVLAVGMVMSQYSLLGYDTSAHMSEETKKADRSGSIGIVASVALASMFGWIYLVALASLTIDIPYLLSPSNDAGGYAVAQALYTTFHRRYNSGVGALASLAVIAFAIFLCGITCVTANSRMGYAFSRDGAMPFSRIWYQLNKKEVPINVVWLSVVIAFIMSLTSLGSQVAFQAMVSITTIGLYMAYALPIFFRVTTARKSFTPGPFHLGKFGNVIGWVAVAWVALVTVLFCLPVAYPVGEDNFNYTPVAVGSVLFLSVGTWLLHARFWFKGPIVNVDA